The Candidatus Gracilibacteria bacterium genomic interval ACCAGATAAAAAGAGCCTCTATTTCTGTTCCTGCAAATATATCTGAAGGTTTTTTCCGTTCTAAAAAACAAACTAAAAATTATTTGGAAATTTCTTCAGGTTCAGCCAATGAAGTTGTAACTCACCTTAAAGTTATTTATCTAGTTTACGAAATAAATACAGATAAATTACAGGAAGAATATATCATCTTAGGAAAACAAATTAATGCATTTTCCTCTAAGTTTTAAACTGATTTCATCTAATTAAATCTTATCTCTTAGCTAATTCTATCCGATTATATCCGATTAAATCTGATTTAATCTAATCGGTAACCGTTCAGGA includes:
- a CDS encoding four helix bundle protein, whose protein sequence is MFQIKDLRIYQKSLELVKEIYLLIKNNYELSKDYSLCDQIKRASISVPANISEGFFRSKKQTKNYLEISSGSANEVVTHLKVIYLVYEINTDKLQEEYIILGKQINAFSSKF